The following are encoded together in the Anaerosporomusa subterranea genome:
- a CDS encoding LysR family transcriptional regulator substrate-binding protein yields the protein GNTVISLDQLRNEPFILFKESAYNRKVILEECKNYGFNPNIILSSDQIETIKGLVKKGVGISFLIEKIAHGSNKIAAIPLINPVYIDFGLAWKKDKYLSRAAQAFIKFITEQSSLLKGSKSGD from the coding sequence AGGAAATACAGTCATATCTCTTGACCAACTGCGAAATGAGCCATTTATTCTGTTCAAGGAGAGCGCCTATAATCGGAAGGTGATCCTTGAAGAATGTAAGAACTATGGCTTTAACCCTAATATCATCTTATCCTCTGACCAGATTGAAACTATTAAAGGTTTGGTGAAAAAAGGCGTCGGAATATCATTTCTGATTGAGAAAATTGCTCATGGAAGCAACAAAATTGCCGCCATTCCGTTAATCAACCCAGTGTATATCGATTTTGGCCTGGCTTGGAAAAAAGACAAATACTTATCCCGAGCAGCACAAGCGTTTATTAAATTCATCACTGAGCAGAGCAGTTTATTGAAGGGAAGCAAGTCTGGCGATTAA
- a CDS encoding SDR family oxidoreductase, with amino-acid sequence MDLGLKDKAVLVMASSGGLGKAAALEFAREGANVMLFSRSETELKGTQTEIKAATGKEPAYTVGDITKSADIVQVVKNTVSKFGPVYALVNNSGGPPPGVFDDFSDEAWQKAYELNLLSYIRTTREVLPHMRQLGKGRIVNYTSSSVKQVLDNLILSNTFRTAVVGLTKTLSQELGKDNILVNVMGPGRISTARIQQLDQDRANKENISVEEIYEKTVKSIPLGRYGTPDEYARLTVFLCSEANSYITGQTILVDGGLTKAF; translated from the coding sequence ATGGATTTAGGACTAAAGGACAAAGCCGTGCTCGTCATGGCATCAAGCGGCGGTTTAGGCAAAGCGGCGGCATTAGAATTTGCCCGCGAAGGCGCAAATGTCATGCTGTTCAGCCGTTCGGAAACAGAGCTGAAAGGCACGCAGACAGAAATCAAGGCAGCCACCGGTAAAGAGCCGGCATATACCGTCGGCGATATTACGAAATCAGCAGACATCGTACAGGTTGTAAAAAACACGGTTTCGAAATTCGGGCCAGTTTATGCGTTGGTTAATAACTCTGGCGGCCCACCGCCAGGGGTGTTTGATGATTTTAGCGACGAAGCTTGGCAGAAAGCCTATGAACTCAACCTTCTGTCTTATATCCGCACCACCCGCGAAGTGTTACCCCACATGCGTCAGTTGGGCAAAGGCCGCATTGTCAACTATACCTCTTCCTCTGTAAAACAAGTATTAGACAACCTCATCCTCTCTAATACCTTTCGCACCGCGGTAGTGGGGCTGACCAAAACATTGTCCCAGGAACTCGGCAAAGATAATATCCTGGTCAATGTCATGGGACCAGGCCGTATCAGCACCGCCCGAATTCAGCAACTAGATCAAGACCGGGCTAATAAAGAAAACATCAGTGTCGAAGAAATCTACGAAAAGACGGTCAAAAGCATTCCTCTAGGCCGTTATGGGACACCGGATGAGTACGCCAGACTAACAGTATTCTTGTGTTCAGAAGCTAATAGTTATATCACCGGACAGACAATCCTGGTTGATGGCGGGTTGACGAAAGCGTTTTAA